In Cheilinus undulatus linkage group 14, ASM1832078v1, whole genome shotgun sequence, a genomic segment contains:
- the LOC121521100 gene encoding gastrula zinc finger protein XlCGF57.1-like, with the protein MSGFEELHRHRKLLDVILIPEIKLHRAVLPADTQQLLVIKEESPQEDTEPPLIKEEQEELWISQEGEQFQGLEEADTKFLFSSASVKSDDDDEEKPQPSQLHERQNEQMDTGADGEDCGGADPTRISDPETHLQPETEVKTEESSGGETDNSDDWRETGEHQSDSKSAKHIKNKRLKTKKSHSCTVCGKTFDNISRLTQHNTRIHTGEKPFSCSICSKRFTQKGGMDAHMRSHTGEKPFSCSVCSKRFTQKGSMDAHMRIHTGEKPFSCSVCSKRFRWKNDMVTHMRIHSGEKSLSCSECGKTFSRKYCLTMHMKTHSGEKPFSCSVCSKRFTRKIDMEAHMRIHSGEKPFSCSVCSKRFRWKQDMVTHMRIHSGEKPFSCSVCSKIFTRKSCMEAHMRIHSGEKLLSCSVCKKRFTRKTYLDAHMRIHTRGEPFSCSVCNKSFSWKVNLNNHMRIHSGEKPFSCSVCGKTFRWKNAIDAHMRIHSGEKPFSCSVCSKTFRWKKDMVAHMRIHSGEKPFSCSVCKKRFVRKTYMGAHMRIHTGEKPFICSVCKRRFTQKAHLDSHMTTHSGGKPFSCSACKKSFSCKGNLNKHMRIHTGDKNLKLL; encoded by the exons ATGTCCGGGTTTGAGGAGCTCCACCGCCACAGAAAGCTGCTGGATGTGATTTTAATCCCTGAGATAAAGCTGCACAGAGCAG TGCTTCCTGCAGACACCCAGCAGCTGTTGGTGATTAAAGAAGAGAGCCCCCAGGAGGACACTGAGCCCCCGCTCATtaaggaggaacaggaggaactgTGGATCAGTCAGGAGGGAGAGCAGTTTCAAGGACTGGAGGAGGCTGACACCAAGTTCCTCTTCAGTTCTGCCTCTGTgaagagtgatgatgatgatgaagagaaacctcagCCCTCACAGCTTCATGAGAGACAAAATGAACAGATGGACacaggagctgatggagaggactgtggaggagcAGATCCAACCAGGATCTCAGATCCAGAGACACATTTACAACCAGAGACTGAGGTCAAGACTGAAGAGAGTTCTGGAGGAGAGACTGACAACAGTGATGATTGGAGGGAGACTGGAGAACATCAGTCAGATTCAAAGTCTgcaaaacatattaaaaataaGAGACTCAAGACTAAGAAATCACACAGCTGTACTGTGTGTGGTAAGACATTCGACAACATAAGCCGcttaacacaacacaacacaagaATTCACACTGGAGAAAAACCTTTCAGCTGTTCTATTTGCAGCAAAAGATTTACACAGAAAGGTGGTATGGATGCTCACATGAGAagtcacacaggagagaaacccttcagctgctctgtttgcagCAAAAGATTTACACAGAAAGGTAGTATGGATGCTCACATGaggattcacacaggagagaaacccttcagctgctctgtgtgcAGCAAAAGATTTAGATGGAAAAATGATATGGTCACTCACATGAGGATTCACTCAGGAGAAAAATCcctcagctgctctgagtgtggtaaaacattttcaagaaaatattgtCTAACGATGCATATGAAAACACACTCAGGAGAGAAGCCCTTCAGCTGTTCTGTTTGCAGCAAAAGATTTACACGGAAAATAGATATGGAAGCTCACATGAGGATTcactcaggagagaaacccttcagctgctctgtttgcagCAAAAGATTTAGATGGAAACAGGATATGGTCACTCACATGAGGATTcactcaggagagaaacccttcagctgctctgtttgcagCAAAATCTTCACACGGAAATCTTGTATGGAAGCTCATATGAGGATTCACTCAGGAGAGAAACTTCTCAGTTGCTCTGTTTGCAAGAAAAGATTTACGCGGAAAACTTATCTGGATGCTCACATGAGGATTCACACAAGAGGggaacccttcagctgctctgtttgcaATAAAAGTTTCTCTTGGAAAGTAAATCTGAACAATCACATGAGGATTcactcaggagagaaacccttcagctgctctgtttgcGGCAAAACATTTAGGTGGAAAAATGCTATAGATGCTCACATGAGAATTcactcaggagagaaacccttcagctgctctgtttgcagCAAAACATTTAGATGGAAAAAGGATATGGTTGCTCACATGAGGATTcactcaggagagaaacccttcagctgctctgtttgcaAGAAAAGATTTGTGCGCAAAACTTATATGGGAGctcacatgagaattcacacaggagagaaacccttcatctgctctgtttgcaaGAGAAGATTTACACAGAAAGCTCACCTGGACAGTCACATGACAACCCACTCAGGAGGGAAACCTTTCAGCTGCTCTGCTTGCAAGAAAAGTTTCTCTTGCAAAGGCAATCTGAACAAACATATGAGGATTCACACAGGAGACAAAAACCTGAagttgctctga